The following are encoded together in the Streptomyces rapamycinicus NRRL 5491 genome:
- a CDS encoding TetR/AcrR family transcriptional regulator, giving the protein METRTDVLTPAGRRILDTAAELFYGQGINAVGVDLIAQRAGVTKKTLYDRFGSKEALVTAYLRERDERWRAWLTAEVEKSPPADRALATFDALAEWVRRENPRGCGFVNAAAELPDAGHPARRVIADQKRWLRGYLRQLCEEAGVAAPDEPADELLLLHEGATVLNGLSVVTDPVATARELARRALERPWRTDPGASPGASLDLERAQNRTFPA; this is encoded by the coding sequence ATGGAAACGCGGACGGATGTGCTCACCCCCGCCGGGCGCCGCATCCTCGACACCGCCGCCGAGCTGTTCTACGGGCAGGGGATCAACGCGGTCGGCGTGGATCTGATCGCCCAGCGCGCCGGAGTCACCAAGAAGACGCTGTACGACCGCTTCGGCTCCAAGGAGGCGCTGGTCACCGCGTATCTGCGGGAGCGCGATGAACGGTGGCGGGCATGGCTCACCGCCGAGGTCGAGAAGTCGCCCCCGGCGGATCGCGCCCTCGCCACGTTCGACGCGCTCGCGGAGTGGGTGCGCCGTGAGAACCCGCGCGGCTGCGGCTTCGTCAACGCGGCGGCCGAACTGCCGGACGCCGGGCATCCGGCCCGGCGGGTGATCGCCGACCAGAAGCGCTGGCTGCGGGGCTATCTGCGGCAGCTGTGCGAGGAGGCGGGCGTGGCGGCCCCCGACGAACCGGCGGACGAGCTGCTGCTGCTCCACGAGGGGGCCACGGTGCTGAACGGGCTCTCGGTGGTCACCGATCCGGTCGCCACCGCGCGTGAGCTGGCCCGACGGGCGCTGGAGCGGCCCTGGCGGACTGACCCGGGCGCGTCGCCCGGGGCGTCGCTTGACCTTGAGCGCGCTCAAAACCGTACGTTCCCCGCATGA
- a CDS encoding SDR family NAD(P)-dependent oxidoreductase, whose translation MTTKQHAIGSGFGVRSTTGDVLAGIDLSGQLALVTGGYSGLGLETTRALAGAGAHVVVPARRPATAVEALGGIEGAEVAELDLADLGSVRAFAEEFLASGRDIDILINNAGIMAAPETRVGPGWEAQFAINHLGHYALTNRLWPAIARGGARVVSVSSNGHQLSDIHWDDPHFERHAYDKWQAYGQAKTANALFALRLDALGRNTGVRAFSVHPGTIATQLGRHMSPEELAELSGTIEASPTNVGWKAPEEGAATQVWAATSPRLAGMGGVYCEDCDIAGPASEGTELGSGVSAWVTDPERAARLWALSAELTGVDAFAG comes from the coding sequence ATGACGACCAAACAGCATGCGATCGGCTCCGGTTTCGGGGTACGCAGTACGACCGGTGACGTCCTCGCGGGCATCGACCTGTCCGGGCAGCTCGCACTTGTGACCGGGGGTTATTCGGGGCTCGGGCTGGAGACGACACGGGCTCTCGCCGGTGCGGGGGCCCACGTCGTCGTGCCCGCGCGGCGGCCTGCGACCGCCGTCGAGGCGCTTGGCGGGATCGAGGGCGCGGAGGTCGCCGAGCTGGATCTCGCGGACCTGGGCAGCGTCCGGGCCTTCGCGGAGGAATTCCTCGCGTCCGGGCGCGATATCGACATTCTGATCAACAACGCCGGGATCATGGCCGCGCCCGAAACCCGGGTGGGCCCCGGCTGGGAGGCCCAGTTCGCCATCAACCACCTGGGGCACTACGCCCTGACCAACCGGCTGTGGCCCGCCATCGCCCGTGGCGGCGCACGCGTGGTGTCCGTCTCCTCCAATGGGCATCAGCTCTCGGACATCCACTGGGACGACCCGCACTTCGAGCGGCACGCGTACGACAAGTGGCAGGCGTATGGGCAGGCGAAGACGGCCAACGCCCTGTTCGCGCTGCGCCTCGACGCGCTGGGTCGGAACACCGGTGTGCGGGCGTTCTCCGTGCACCCCGGCACGATCGCCACCCAGTTGGGGCGCCACATGTCCCCGGAGGAGCTGGCGGAGCTGAGTGGGACGATCGAGGCCAGCCCCACCAACGTCGGCTGGAAGGCACCCGAGGAGGGGGCGGCGACCCAGGTCTGGGCGGCGACCTCGCCGCGGCTCGCGGGCATGGGCGGGGTGTACTGCGAGGACTGCGACATCGCCGGGCCCGCGTCGGAGGGAACCGAACTGGGCAGTGGTGTGAGCGCCTGGGTCACCGATCCGGAGCGGGCCGCGCGGCTGTGGGCGCTGTCGGCCGAGCTCACGGGCGTCGATGCCTTCGCCGGGTAG
- a CDS encoding MarR family winged helix-turn-helix transcriptional regulator, with protein MSASAVRAAHEIRVVVGRLRRRIKETYDLEELTPSQTSVLSRLSKEGPASASALAAAERVRPQSMAATLAALDERGLIQRRPDPGDGRRQLVSVSETGGAFLADKRRAGEEWLARALESGYTEAEREAILEALALLDRLSRT; from the coding sequence ATGTCCGCGTCCGCCGTGCGCGCCGCGCATGAGATCCGCGTGGTAGTCGGCCGGCTGCGGCGCCGGATCAAGGAGACGTACGACCTCGAGGAACTCACCCCCTCGCAGACGTCCGTGCTCAGCAGGCTCAGCAAGGAGGGCCCCGCCTCGGCCAGCGCGCTGGCGGCGGCCGAGCGCGTACGGCCGCAGTCCATGGCGGCCACGCTCGCCGCCCTGGACGAGCGCGGGCTGATCCAGCGGCGCCCCGATCCCGGCGACGGGCGGCGGCAGCTGGTCTCGGTGAGCGAGACCGGCGGCGCCTTCCTGGCCGACAAGCGGCGGGCGGGCGAGGAATGGCTCGCCCGGGCCCTGGAGAGCGGCTATACCGAAGCGGAACGGGAGGCCATCCTCGAGGCGCTGGCCCTGCTGGACCGGCTCAGCCGCACATGA
- a CDS encoding MFS transporter, which yields MIERLTRRKGSADARSAFDRRLLAPMMLGSVLNPVNSSIISVSLVPIGAAFGAPPSQTAWLVSALYLATSIGQPVMGRLIDLYGPRRLFLAGATLTGIAGLIGLFAPNLGTLIVARVVLGFGTCAGYPASMYLIRGEARRTGQESPAGILATLAVASQTIAVIGPPLGGLLIGLGGWRSTFAVNIPLAVAGLILGVRRLPKDRPPAERTGERVRLDLIGMGLFAAMLVSLLLFLMEPRADRWYLPVLMAVAAAGFAVRELRVTEPFIDLRVFGGNLPLLLTYARALLLSVVLYVFLYGYTQWLQDGRGLTASQAGLAQLPLFLTGIAVSTATGRRAAVRGKLLVGAVGQIVACALLLQLQPHSAIWLLIVIGLVFGVPQGLINLALQNAVYHQADPERMGSSAGLLRTFFYLGAIVASSADGVFFGARADTGGLHGLAWFMLAVTGLCLALTLADRSLGRIGADDSSSSSSSAQRKAS from the coding sequence ATGATCGAGCGGCTGACACGACGAAAGGGCAGCGCGGACGCGAGGAGCGCCTTCGACCGGAGGCTGCTCGCGCCGATGATGCTGGGTTCGGTACTGAACCCGGTCAACTCCTCCATCATCTCGGTGTCGTTGGTGCCGATCGGCGCCGCGTTCGGGGCACCGCCGTCGCAGACGGCCTGGCTGGTCTCCGCGCTCTATCTGGCCACCTCGATAGGCCAGCCGGTCATGGGCCGGCTGATCGACCTCTACGGGCCGCGCCGCCTCTTCCTCGCCGGGGCGACCCTGACGGGGATCGCGGGGCTGATCGGACTGTTCGCCCCGAACCTGGGGACGCTGATCGTCGCGCGGGTGGTGCTCGGGTTCGGCACCTGCGCGGGCTATCCGGCCTCGATGTACCTCATCCGCGGCGAGGCCCGGCGGACCGGCCAGGAGAGCCCCGCCGGGATCCTCGCCACGCTCGCGGTCGCCAGCCAGACCATCGCGGTCATCGGGCCGCCCCTGGGCGGACTGCTGATCGGGCTGGGCGGCTGGCGCAGCACGTTCGCCGTCAACATCCCGCTGGCGGTGGCCGGTCTGATCCTCGGCGTCCGGCGTCTGCCGAAGGACCGGCCCCCGGCGGAACGCACCGGCGAGCGCGTCCGGCTGGATCTGATCGGCATGGGGCTGTTCGCCGCGATGCTCGTCTCGCTGCTGCTGTTCCTGATGGAGCCGCGAGCCGACCGGTGGTATCTGCCGGTGCTGATGGCGGTGGCGGCGGCCGGGTTCGCGGTGCGGGAGCTGCGGGTGACCGAGCCGTTCATCGATCTGCGGGTCTTCGGCGGCAATCTGCCCCTGCTGCTCACCTACGCCCGCGCGCTCCTGCTCTCCGTCGTCTTGTACGTCTTTCTGTACGGCTACACCCAGTGGCTCCAGGACGGCCGGGGGCTGACGGCCTCACAGGCGGGGCTCGCCCAACTGCCCCTGTTCCTGACCGGTATCGCGGTGTCCACCGCCACCGGCCGCCGCGCCGCCGTACGCGGCAAGCTGCTGGTGGGGGCCGTGGGGCAGATCGTCGCCTGCGCCCTGCTGCTCCAGCTCCAGCCGCACAGCGCGATATGGCTGCTGATCGTCATCGGGCTCGTCTTCGGCGTACCGCAGGGGCTGATCAACCTCGCCCTGCAGAACGCGGTGTACCACCAGGCCGATCCGGAGCGGATGGGCTCCTCGGCGGGGCTGCTCCGCACCTTCTTCTACCTCGGCGCGATCGTCGCCTCCAGCGCCGATGGCGTCTTCTTCGGCGCCCGCGCCGACACCGGTGGGCTGCACGGCCTGGCCTGGTTCATGCTCGCCGTCACCGGCCTGTGCCTGGCGCTGACGCTCGCGGACCGCTCGCTGGGCCGTATCGGTGCCGACGATTCCTCTTCTTCTTCCTCTTCCGCGCAACGAAAGGCTTCATGA
- a CDS encoding cysteine hydrolase family protein: MNMNANKTALLVMDVQEGIVARVQDPDYVPRVSRAADAARNAGIPVVYVAIGFRSGRPEGSARNKIVGSLPPGLYTEDDPKIAIHAGVAPRPDEVVVTKRRVSAFAGSDLDVVLRSGDITHLVLTGVATSGVVLSTLRQAADLDFRLTVLSDACYDPDPEVHRLLIEKVFPSQAELMTVEEWVKAAG, from the coding sequence ATGAACATGAACGCGAACAAGACGGCTCTGCTCGTGATGGACGTCCAGGAGGGCATCGTGGCCCGCGTCCAGGACCCGGACTATGTGCCCCGCGTGAGCCGCGCGGCCGACGCGGCCCGCAACGCAGGAATCCCCGTCGTGTACGTCGCCATCGGCTTCCGCTCCGGCCGTCCCGAGGGCTCGGCCCGCAACAAGATCGTCGGCTCCCTGCCGCCGGGTCTCTACACCGAGGACGACCCCAAGATCGCCATCCACGCCGGTGTGGCGCCCCGGCCGGACGAGGTCGTGGTCACCAAGCGGCGGGTCAGCGCGTTCGCCGGCAGTGACCTGGACGTGGTACTGCGGTCAGGCGACATCACCCATCTCGTCCTGACCGGCGTCGCGACCAGCGGCGTCGTCCTGTCCACCCTGCGCCAGGCCGCCGACCTCGACTTCCGGCTCACGGTGCTGTCCGACGCCTGCTACGACCCGGACCCGGAGGTCCACCGGCTGCTCATCGAGAAGGTGTTTCCGTCGCAGGCCGAGCTCATGACGGTGGAGGAGTGGGTCAAGGCAGCGGGCTGA
- a CDS encoding NAD-dependent epimerase/dehydratase family protein → MPAPRTVLLTGAAGGMGTLMRELLPPYGYQLRLLDQLPIEGEPDAITADLSDRDALREAVRGVDAIIHLAGISLEAPFEKILRANIEGTYNVYEAAREAGVRRIVFASSNHVVGFTPRPVGDDPLVPLDAPRRPDTYYGVSKAFGEDLAAFYWEKHGVETVAIRIGSCFPEPTTVRMLSIWMSPADGARLLHAALTAENVGCTTVYGSSANTRLWWDLSSARALGYEPRDDSEPYAAKLIAEQGELEPGNPEHEYLGGAFCTNPPIWPR, encoded by the coding sequence ATGCCCGCTCCCCGCACCGTCCTCCTCACCGGCGCCGCCGGCGGCATGGGCACCTTGATGCGCGAGCTGCTGCCGCCGTACGGATACCAGCTGCGGCTGCTCGACCAACTCCCCATCGAGGGCGAGCCGGACGCGATCACCGCGGATCTGTCCGACCGGGACGCCCTGCGCGAGGCCGTGCGGGGCGTTGACGCGATCATCCATCTCGCGGGTATCTCCCTGGAAGCCCCGTTCGAGAAGATCCTGCGGGCCAATATCGAGGGCACGTACAACGTGTACGAGGCGGCGCGCGAGGCGGGGGTCCGCCGGATCGTCTTCGCCTCCAGCAACCATGTCGTGGGCTTCACCCCGCGCCCGGTGGGGGACGACCCGCTCGTCCCCCTCGACGCCCCGCGCCGCCCCGACACCTACTACGGGGTGTCGAAGGCGTTCGGCGAGGACCTGGCCGCGTTCTACTGGGAAAAGCACGGCGTCGAGACGGTCGCCATCCGCATCGGCTCCTGCTTCCCCGAGCCGACGACGGTCCGCATGCTGTCCATCTGGATGAGCCCGGCGGACGGCGCCCGGCTGCTCCACGCCGCCCTTACGGCGGAGAACGTGGGCTGTACGACGGTCTACGGCAGCTCGGCCAACACCCGCCTGTGGTGGGACCTCTCCTCGGCCCGGGCCCTGGGGTACGAGCCGAGGGACGACTCCGAGCCGTACGCCGCGAAGCTGATCGCCGAACAGGGCGAACTGGAGCCGGGCAACCCCGAGCACGAGTACCTCGGCGGCGCGTTCTGCACCAACCCGCCCATCTGGCCGCGTTGA
- a CDS encoding 5-dehydro-4-deoxyglucarate dehydratase, whose amino-acid sequence MTSASLAERLDGLLFFPVTAYGPDGALDLEIYRAHIRAGIEAGAGAVFACCGTGEFHALTPEEFHDCVAVAVEEAAGRVPVVAGAGYGTALAIQYAKLAERAGADGLLAMPPYLVVADQEGLIRHYSALAGATGLDIIVYQRDNAVLAPDSVARLAKVPGIIGLKDGIGDLDLMQRVVSAVRADAPDEGFRYFNGLPTAELTGLAYRGIGVTLYSSAVFCFVPEVALAFHKALMTGDDETANKLLDGFYRPLVELRNQGRGYAVSLVKAGVRLRGLDVGEVRPPLSEPSPAHVKELAELIERGMALVGDADGDADKDGNGDGEAR is encoded by the coding sequence GTGACCTCAGCTTCACTCGCCGAGCGCCTTGACGGACTGCTGTTCTTCCCCGTGACCGCCTACGGTCCCGATGGCGCCCTGGACCTGGAGATCTACCGCGCGCACATCCGCGCCGGGATCGAGGCGGGGGCGGGCGCCGTCTTCGCGTGCTGCGGCACGGGCGAGTTCCACGCCCTGACGCCCGAGGAGTTCCACGACTGCGTCGCGGTCGCCGTGGAGGAGGCCGCCGGGCGGGTGCCGGTGGTCGCGGGCGCCGGATACGGGACCGCGCTGGCGATCCAGTACGCCAAGCTGGCCGAGCGGGCCGGTGCGGACGGGCTGCTCGCCATGCCGCCGTATCTGGTCGTGGCCGATCAGGAAGGGCTGATCCGCCACTACAGCGCCCTCGCGGGCGCGACCGGCCTCGACATCATCGTCTACCAGCGGGACAACGCCGTCCTGGCCCCGGACTCCGTGGCCCGGCTCGCCAAGGTGCCCGGCATCATCGGCCTCAAGGACGGCATCGGCGACCTCGACCTGATGCAGCGCGTCGTGAGCGCGGTGCGGGCCGACGCCCCCGACGAGGGGTTCCGCTACTTCAACGGGCTGCCGACCGCCGAGCTGACCGGCCTCGCCTACCGCGGCATCGGCGTGACGCTCTACTCCTCCGCCGTCTTCTGCTTCGTCCCCGAAGTCGCCCTCGCCTTCCACAAGGCGCTCATGACGGGCGACGACGAGACCGCCAACAAGCTGCTGGACGGCTTCTACCGGCCGCTGGTCGAGCTCCGCAACCAGGGCCGCGGCTATGCGGTGTCGCTGGTCAAGGCCGGGGTCCGGCTGCGCGGGCTGGACGTCGGCGAGGTGCGGCCGCCGCTGAGCGAGCCCAGCCCCGCCCACGTCAAGGAGCTGGCCGAGCTGATCGAGCGCGGTATGGCGCTGGTCGGGGACGCGGACGGGGACGCGGACAAGGACGGGAACGGGGACGGGGAGGCGCGGTGA
- a CDS encoding MFS transporter, which translates to MSLGHACVDIYQGAVAALVPFLVSERAYGYAAASGVVLAASLLSSVVQPLFGALTDRWAMPWLLPVSTLVGGAGVALSGVTGSYAATLAVVAVSGIGVAAYHPESARLARLASRGSHTAMSWFSLGGNIGFAAAPLAVATVIATGGLRASPLLAVPAVAGAALCAAALRALRAPGAVAGPARASRGGEGRDDWPSFLRLSGAIMCRSIVFVGLSAFISLYVRERAGGGELAGTAALFVLYAGGAVGTVAGGGLAARHGRVPVVQWSYGLTVLAVAGVVLVPGPALYLCVALASAGLYVPFSLHVTLGQDYLPRRVGTASGVTLGLTVSVGGLASPLIGALADATTLQTALAPLIALPALGCLLLRPLREPALPSASFCQNR; encoded by the coding sequence ATGTCCCTGGGACACGCCTGCGTGGACATCTACCAGGGAGCGGTGGCCGCGCTGGTGCCGTTCCTCGTCTCGGAACGGGCCTACGGCTACGCCGCCGCCTCCGGCGTCGTACTGGCCGCCTCGCTGCTGTCGTCCGTCGTACAGCCGCTGTTCGGGGCGCTCACCGACCGTTGGGCCATGCCGTGGCTGCTGCCGGTGAGCACGCTGGTGGGCGGGGCGGGTGTGGCGCTGAGCGGGGTCACCGGCTCCTATGCGGCGACCCTGGCGGTGGTCGCCGTCTCGGGCATCGGCGTCGCCGCGTACCACCCCGAATCCGCCCGGTTGGCCCGGCTCGCCAGCCGGGGCAGCCACACCGCGATGAGCTGGTTCTCCCTCGGCGGCAACATCGGCTTCGCCGCCGCGCCGCTCGCGGTCGCCACCGTCATCGCCACCGGCGGTCTGCGGGCCTCCCCGCTGCTGGCCGTCCCCGCCGTCGCCGGAGCCGCCCTGTGCGCGGCCGCGCTACGGGCGCTCAGGGCCCCGGGCGCGGTGGCCGGGCCCGCGCGGGCGAGCCGCGGGGGAGAGGGACGGGACGACTGGCCCTCCTTCCTCCGGCTGTCCGGCGCCATCATGTGCCGCTCGATCGTCTTCGTCGGGCTGAGCGCGTTCATTTCCCTGTACGTGCGCGAGCGCGCGGGCGGAGGCGAACTGGCCGGTACCGCCGCCCTGTTCGTGCTCTACGCCGGCGGCGCGGTGGGCACGGTGGCCGGCGGCGGACTCGCCGCCCGCCACGGCCGCGTCCCGGTCGTCCAGTGGTCCTACGGCCTGACCGTCCTCGCCGTCGCGGGCGTCGTCCTCGTCCCCGGCCCGGCGCTCTACCTCTGCGTGGCCCTGGCCTCGGCCGGGCTCTATGTGCCGTTCTCCCTGCACGTCACCCTCGGCCAGGACTACCTGCCCCGCCGTGTGGGCACCGCCAGCGGGGTCACCCTGGGCCTGACCGTCAGCGTAGGCGGCCTGGCCAGCCCCCTCATCGGCGCCCTGGCCGACGCCACCACCCTCCAAACCGCCCTGGCCCCTCTGATAGCCCTCCCCGCCCTCGGCTGCCTCCTCCTCCGCCCCCTGCGCGAACCCGCCCTCCCCTCGGCCAGTTTTTGTCAGAACCGTTGA
- a CDS encoding GntR family transcriptional regulator, with amino-acid sequence MDIAPSPIPSRTQYVLEAVKRAILTGGLRPGQALVEAELAAQFGVSKTPVREALKTLAGRGLVVMSEYKGATVRTVDTAMAHAVYDVRLLLEPEALRRTVAARAGLEDAGAALERSDAAADPAGRSLANRDFHRALYLPCGNPLLTRMLDELRDQAALVSAIAWQAVPSWEQEAREHREILARALDGDADGAARALHEHIASFVRRAFPDGE; translated from the coding sequence ATGGACATCGCCCCGAGCCCGATCCCCTCCCGCACCCAGTACGTGCTGGAGGCGGTCAAGCGCGCGATTCTCACCGGGGGGCTGCGGCCCGGGCAGGCGTTGGTGGAGGCCGAGCTGGCCGCGCAGTTCGGGGTGTCCAAGACGCCGGTGCGGGAGGCGCTCAAGACGCTCGCGGGGCGGGGGCTCGTGGTGATGAGCGAGTACAAGGGGGCCACGGTCAGGACCGTGGACACCGCGATGGCGCACGCCGTCTACGATGTGCGGCTGCTCCTGGAGCCCGAGGCGCTGCGCCGGACCGTGGCCGCGCGGGCCGGTCTTGAGGACGCCGGGGCCGCGCTGGAGCGGTCGGACGCGGCGGCCGATCCGGCCGGGCGGTCGCTCGCCAACCGCGACTTCCACCGGGCGCTCTATCTGCCCTGCGGCAACCCCCTGCTGACCCGGATGCTCGACGAACTGCGCGACCAGGCCGCGCTGGTGTCCGCCATCGCCTGGCAGGCGGTGCCCTCCTGGGAGCAGGAGGCCCGTGAACACCGGGAGATCCTGGCCCGCGCGCTCGACGGCGACGCCGACGGGGCGGCCCGCGCACTGCACGAGCACATCGCCTCCTTCGTCCGGCGCGCCTTTCCGGACGGGGAGTAG
- a CDS encoding dihydrodipicolinate synthase family protein: MEYSPLRTALADVVAIPVTPYDAEGAVDRAAYRALLRRLLDGGVKAVTPNGNTGEFYALTLEERRLVTELTVEEAAGRAAVLVGVGHDAATAVEAARHARAAGADMVMVHQPVHPYVAQDGWIDYHRTIAEAVPELGVVPYLRNPLIEGAAIARLGEACPNVIGVKYAVHDATRFAAVARDAGLDRFVWVAGLAELYAPSYWAVGATGFTSGLVNVAPNVSLNMLGALRAGDYPGAMKVWEQIRRFEDLRAERQSANNVTVVKEALAAMGLCRRDVRAPSKPLPEPRRAEVAAIVEGWSV, encoded by the coding sequence ATGGAGTACTCACCGCTGAGGACGGCGCTCGCGGACGTCGTGGCGATCCCGGTGACCCCGTACGACGCCGAGGGCGCCGTGGACCGCGCCGCCTACCGGGCCCTGCTCCGCCGGCTCCTCGACGGCGGGGTCAAGGCCGTCACCCCGAACGGCAACACGGGGGAGTTCTACGCCCTCACCCTCGAAGAGCGGCGGCTGGTCACCGAGCTGACCGTCGAGGAGGCCGCCGGGCGGGCCGCCGTCCTCGTCGGGGTCGGCCATGACGCGGCCACCGCGGTCGAGGCCGCCCGGCACGCCCGCGCGGCCGGGGCCGACATGGTGATGGTCCATCAGCCGGTGCATCCGTACGTCGCCCAGGACGGCTGGATCGACTACCACCGCACCATCGCGGAGGCCGTCCCCGAGCTGGGCGTGGTGCCGTATCTGCGCAATCCGCTCATCGAGGGCGCGGCGATCGCCCGGCTCGGCGAGGCGTGCCCCAATGTCATCGGGGTCAAGTACGCGGTCCATGACGCCACCCGCTTCGCCGCCGTGGCGCGCGACGCCGGGCTGGACCGGTTCGTGTGGGTGGCCGGGCTCGCCGAGCTGTACGCGCCCTCGTACTGGGCGGTCGGCGCCACCGGCTTCACCTCGGGCCTGGTCAACGTGGCCCCCAACGTCTCGCTCAACATGCTGGGCGCGCTGCGCGCGGGTGACTACCCGGGCGCGATGAAGGTCTGGGAGCAGATCCGGCGGTTCGAGGACCTCAGGGCCGAGCGGCAGTCCGCCAACAACGTCACGGTGGTCAAGGAAGCGCTTGCCGCGATGGGTCTGTGCCGGCGCGACGTCCGCGCCCCGAGCAAGCCGCTGCCCGAGCCGAGGCGCGCGGAAGTCGCCGCGATCGTCGAGGGGTGGTCGGTGTGA
- the araD gene encoding L-arabinonate dehydratase, protein MSTQRSARKRPDELRSHQWYGTDGLRSFSHRARTRQLGYLPEEHLGKPVIAILNTWSDINPCHVHLRDRAQAVKRGVWQAGGFPLEFPVSTLSETFQKPTPMLYRNLLAMETEELLRSYPVDGAVLLGGCDKSTPALLMGAASADLPAVFVPAGPMLPGHWRDEVLGSGTDMWKYWDDKRAGLIGDCEISELERGLARSPGHCMTMGTASTLTAAAEALGVTVPGASSIPAVDSGHDRMAAASGLRVVELVRQDLRLSELLTREAYEDAVATVLALGGSTNAVIHLIAMAGRSGVRLTLDDFDRIARTVPVLADLRPGGRYLMEDFHFAGGLPGFLSRLTDVLHLDRPTVGHPTLREQLAGAMVHNPEVIRDRDRPLAEEGGVAVLRGNLCPDGAVIKHIAAEPRLLKHTGPAVVFDDYRAMQATIDDPGLGITEDSVLVLRNAGPLGGPGMPEYGMLPIPDHLLKQGVRDMVRISDARMSGTSYGACVLHIAPESYVGGPLALVHDGDPITLDVAARVLRLEVEDAELERRRARWTAPAPRYERGYGALYQEQMTQADTGCDFRFLARPGAVPEPYAG, encoded by the coding sequence GTGAGTACGCAACGGAGCGCGCGCAAGCGCCCCGACGAGCTGCGCAGCCACCAGTGGTACGGCACCGACGGCCTGCGCTCCTTCAGCCACCGGGCCCGCACCCGCCAGCTCGGCTATCTCCCCGAGGAGCACCTGGGCAAGCCGGTCATCGCGATCCTCAACACCTGGAGCGACATCAACCCCTGCCATGTGCACCTGCGCGACCGCGCCCAGGCGGTCAAGCGCGGGGTCTGGCAGGCGGGCGGCTTCCCGCTGGAGTTCCCGGTCTCCACGCTCTCCGAGACCTTCCAGAAGCCCACCCCCATGCTCTACCGCAACCTTCTCGCCATGGAGACGGAGGAACTGCTCCGCTCGTACCCGGTCGACGGCGCCGTGCTGCTGGGCGGCTGCGACAAGTCCACCCCGGCGCTGCTGATGGGCGCGGCCAGCGCCGACCTCCCGGCGGTCTTCGTGCCGGCCGGGCCGATGCTGCCGGGGCACTGGCGCGACGAGGTGCTGGGTTCGGGCACCGACATGTGGAAGTACTGGGACGACAAGCGGGCCGGGCTGATCGGCGACTGCGAGATCTCCGAGCTGGAGCGGGGACTGGCCCGTTCGCCCGGCCACTGCATGACGATGGGCACCGCCTCCACGCTGACGGCCGCCGCCGAGGCGCTGGGCGTGACCGTGCCCGGCGCCTCGTCCATCCCGGCCGTGGACTCCGGGCACGACCGGATGGCGGCCGCCTCCGGGTTACGCGTGGTCGAGCTGGTCCGACAGGACCTCAGGCTCTCGGAACTCCTCACCAGGGAGGCGTACGAGGACGCGGTCGCGACCGTGCTGGCCCTCGGCGGTTCCACCAACGCGGTGATCCATCTGATCGCCATGGCGGGCCGGTCCGGGGTGCGGCTCACCCTCGACGACTTCGACCGGATCGCCCGTACCGTCCCCGTGCTGGCCGATCTGCGGCCCGGTGGCCGGTACTTGATGGAGGACTTCCACTTCGCGGGCGGGCTCCCGGGCTTCCTCTCCCGGCTGACGGACGTCCTGCACCTGGACCGCCCCACCGTCGGCCACCCCACACTGCGCGAACAGCTCGCCGGCGCCATGGTGCACAACCCCGAGGTGATCAGGGACCGCGACCGCCCGCTGGCCGAGGAGGGCGGAGTGGCGGTGCTGCGCGGCAACCTGTGCCCCGACGGCGCGGTCATCAAGCACATCGCGGCCGAGCCCCGGCTGCTGAAACACACCGGCCCCGCCGTGGTCTTCGACGACTACAGGGCGATGCAGGCCACCATCGACGACCCCGGTCTCGGCATCACCGAGGACAGTGTGCTGGTGCTGCGCAACGCGGGTCCGCTGGGCGGCCCCGGAATGCCCGAGTACGGCATGCTGCCGATCCCCGACCATCTGCTGAAGCAGGGGGTGCGGGACATGGTGCGGATCTCCGACGCCCGGATGAGCGGCACCAGTTACGGGGCCTGTGTGCTGCACATCGCGCCCGAGTCGTATGTGGGGGGCCCACTCGCCCTCGTCCACGACGGCGATCCGATCACCCTCGACGTCGCGGCGCGGGTGCTGCGGCTGGAGGTGGAGGACGCCGAGCTGGAACGGCGCCGGGCACGGTGGACGGCCCCGGCGCCCCGCTACGAGCGCGGCTACGGCGCGCTCTACCAGGAGCAGATGACCCAGGCCGACACCGGCTGCGACTTCCGCTTCCTGGCCCGCCCCGGGGCGGTGCCCGAACCCTACGCGGGCTGA